One Rosa chinensis cultivar Old Blush chromosome 5, RchiOBHm-V2, whole genome shotgun sequence genomic region harbors:
- the LOC112166253 gene encoding DNA-directed RNA polymerases I, II, and III subunit RPABC5 yields the protein MIIPVRCFTCGKVIGNKWDTYLDLLQADYPEGDALDALGLVRYCCRRMLMTHVDLIEKLLNYNTLEKSDNS from the exons atgatcatTCCAGTGCGTTGTTTCACCTGTGGAAAG gTGATTGGAAACAAATGGGACACTTATCTTGACCTTCTGCAAGCAGATTACCCCGAAGG TGATGCACTTGATGCATTGGGGTTGGTTCGTTATTGCTGCAGGCGCATGCTTATGACTCATGTCGATCTCATTGAGAAGCTTCTCAACTACAATA CTCTGGAGAAGTCGGATAACAGTTGA